Proteins encoded within one genomic window of Anopheles gambiae chromosome 3, idAnoGambNW_F1_1, whole genome shotgun sequence:
- the LOC1279624 gene encoding polycomb protein Sfmbt isoform X1, which produces MNVFNRVLPSMNPQEFGTMVWMGQLASPLDENLTNYYGPPVSSVMEDITQQTHAMDMNPAAISSLISEYSGHMSAIPTTSGLAAVPNAAEALALTNPELFNIQQQQHQQQQHQQQQQAQQQQLLQQQLALSGYGFLDQTSALSAANSVSPDGTSSATGIGPPALAGVGMRLMDGSGKFAIDGRELAAAAAAAAAAVATASPSDEDGNNEGLEGPGDDDDHPSLQSYGQYQQLMNNGTGSDFLSVARQDIMLPYKLLNDTHMLQSHFLDYDGMADASNSNSSNSNSRCSPGATATMDVDQHSVASNPSQSRFHQQRQEAANSGGAAYPVGMYGGTMPVERYPSKKIRPVKRPGLVLKTPIAYKGDIDPSVIPIQRDGMAICEKCGAIGVKHSFYTKQRRFCSLACARSFESLRVFSAPFRSGSGIKASGTVNDDSKHIATSSSSTETSNIGLLSSPPDQLIDESHSSTEELDTKRVPLQQLHQQQEQVQTIGYRFKMSGTSLTQPNTNSGGGINSNISSHDDSSITNNIMLGGKMVGGTGILQEILPQEEIPQLPKGTRLPSPCPQDDRINSIRRKPNEFHNSYDWTQALADPKFYAAPVTCFKHAPGYEMWPNVVIGMKVEVENTDCDVQQALIGGMPHSFWVATVLRICGYKALLRYEGFDADSSKDFWVNLCSAEVHPVGWCATRGKPLIPPKSIEKPSPDWKEFLVSRLSNARTLPSTFYNKISDSFKSRFRVGLNLEVVDKNRISQVKLATISKIIGKRLYVRYYDSSPDDYGFWCHEDSPLIHPVGWATTVGHNLAAPEEYMDRMNAASDQILEPHEDDATMDLFKTNFQFEEYCFDGKQTGFEENMKLEAVDPLNLSSICVATVMTVLKFGYIMVRIDSYDPDVNGADWFCYHEKSPCIFPVGFCAKNKITLTPPKGYDLNTFTWEQYLLDTNSKPATEDIFHRDQIRQRFKEGMKLESADLMDPRLICVATIARVVGRLLKVHFDGWEEEYDQWLDSESPDIYPIGWCVLVGHKLEGPRILPKVVPTQKISPKTTKKGKRKKKLKVEPSHDEEIRGCTYYIDNFTAQPAPTTRTARIKKEQEHFEQQKLLAANPAQFDYSSLGQMATSDLGGQLSQQYSSDNSASLLMGSQLQMQQNQQPSELAAMGLSGDVTGTSPALHTFIKNEPNHNTTASLLSGTSLLGPIFDHSSSGTAGTATTATTGNMIDQDDIDMRTEDEDGESSSATGLPSTAPSSEIADNETDKTIPRLIQHDSANSGASPDSIGGGVAGGSCNSNGSNSGAIVAGSSNSSSSFGMAVTNSGQIMPESWEVKDVATFLTINDCAVHAEQFVQKDIDGKRLLELSKDDIITLLNLKVGPALKIFDLIQQLKCKIDPTKLRHLSKATGKKFL; this is translated from the exons ATGAATG tTTTCAATCGAGTGCTGCCTAGTATGAATCCTCAAGAGTTCGGTACTATGGTTTGGATGGGACAGCTTGCATCACCGCTTGATGAGAACTTAACCAACTACTACGGACCACCGGTATCGAGCGTCATGGAAGACATCACGCAGCAGACCCATGCAATG GACATGAATCCGGCTGCCATCAGCTCACTAATCAGTGAATATAGCGGACATATGTCGGCCATTCCAACAACTTCCGGTTTGGCCGCCGTGCCAAATGCTGCCGAGGCACTGGCGCTAACTAATCCGGAATTGTTCAatattcagcagcagcagcatcagcagcagcagcaccagcaacagcagcaggcgcaacagcaacagttaCTGCAACAGCAGCTTGCTTTAAGTGGATATGGATTTTTAGATCAAACCAGTGCATTATCAGCCGCAAACAGTGTTTCGCCGGACGGCACATCATCGGCCACAGGCATTGGACCACCGGCTCTAGCCGGTGTTGGTATGCGTCTGATGGATGGAAGTGGGAAATTTGCAATCGATGGTAGAGAactggcggcagcggcggcagcggcagcagcggctgtGGCAACAGCGTCTCCTTCGGACGAGGATGGGAACAACGAAGGATTAGAGGGTCCCGGGGATGATGACGATCATCCTTCGCTTCAAAGCTATGGACAGTATCAGCAGCTAATGAACAATGGGACGGGTAGCGATTTCCTTTCCGTTGCGCGTCAGGACATCATGCTTCCCTACAAGCTGTTAAACGATACGCATATGCTGCAATCCCACTTTCTCGACTATGACGGTATGGCCGATGCGTCTAACAGCAACAGTAGTAATAGCAACAGTCGGTGCAGTCCTGGCGCGACGGCAACCATGGACGTAGATCAACACAGTGTTGCCTCGAATCCATCTCAGTCGCGATTCCATCAGCAACGACAAGAAGCAGCTAACAGTGGTGGTGCGGCTTATCCAGTGGGAATGTATGGTGGTACGATGCCGGTTGAACGGTACCCGAGCAAGAAAATTAGACCAGTGAAGAGGCCTGGCCTTGTACTAAAAACTCCAATAGCTTACAAAGGTGACATAGATCCGTCGGTGATTCCTATACAACGCGATGGCATGG CAATCTGTGAAAAATGCGGAGCCATCGGAGTAAAGCATTCATTTTATACAAAGCAAAGACGTTTCTGTAGTTTGGCATGTGCTCGCTCGTTCGAATCACTTCGCGTGTTCAGTGCACCGTTCCGATCAGGATCCGGAATCAAAGCATCTGGAACGGTAAACGACGACAGCAAACATATCGCCACGTCTTCTTCGTCGACCGAGACATCCAACATTGGTCTATTATCCAGTCCGCCTGACCAACTGATAGACGAATCGCATTCATCAACGGAAGAGTTGGACACCAAACGTGTGCCGTTACAGCAACTGCACCAGCAACAAGAACAAGTACAAACAATCGGTTATCGATTCAAGATGTCTGGAACATCTCTTACCCAACCGAATACTAACAGTGGCGGAGGTATCAATAGCAATATTAGTAGTCACGATGACAGCAGTATCACAAACAATATTATGCTTGGAGGCAAGATGGTCGGAGGGACAGGCATTCTGCAGGAGATACTGCCACAGGAGGAGATTCCCCAGTTGCCCAAAGGGACCCGTTTACCTTCGCCATGCCCCCAAGACGATCGTATCAATAGCATACGTAGGAAACCGAACGAGTTTCATAACTCTTATGATTGGACGCAAGCGTTAGCAGATCCAAAGTTCTATGCCGCACCAGTCACCTGTTTCAAGCACGCTCCCGGTTATGAAATGTGGCCAAACGTCGTGATCGGGATGAAGGTGGAGGTAGAAAACACAGACTGTGATGTTCAACAGGCCCTGATCGGGGGAATGCCGCACAGTTTCTGGGTTGCGACCGTGCTACGCATTTGTGGTTATAAGGCCCTGCTTCGCTACGAAGGGTTTGATGCGGACTCGTCGAAAGATTTCTGGGTTAATCTATGTTCAGCAGAAGTTCATCCGGTGGGCTGGTGTGCGACACGCGGGAAGCCTCTGATACCACCAAAGAGCATTGAAAAACCGTCCCCCGATTGGAAAGAGTTTCTCGTGTCGCGGCTTTCAAATGCGCGTACTCTTCCCTCGACTTTCTACAATAAAATCAGCGACAGTTTTAAATCTCGATTTCGCGTTGGTTTGAACCTGGAGGTGGTGGATAAAAATCGTATCTCGCAAGTAAAACTGGCAACCATCAGCAAGATAATCGGAAAGCGATTGTACGTTCGGTACTACGATAGCTCACCGGATGACTACGGTTTTTGGTGTCATGAGGACTCCCCACTGATACATCCAGTCGGTTGGGCAACAACAGTGGGACACAACCTGGCAGCACCCGAGGAATATATGGACAGGATGAACG CGGCTAGTGATCAAATCTTGGAACCGCACGAAGATGATGCTACAATGGACCTATTCAAGACCAACTTCCAGTTCGAAGAGTACTGTTTcgatggcaaacaaacaggTTTCGAGGAAAACATGAAGCTGGAAGCGGTAGATCCGTTAAATCTTTCCTCGATCTGTGTAGCCACAGTAATGACGGTGTTGAAGTTCGGCTACATTATGGTTCGTATCGATTCGTACGATCCGGACGTGAATGGGGCCGATTGGTTTTGTTATCACGAAAAATCACCCTGCATTTTCCCGGTTGGGTTCTGTGCGAAGAACAAGATTACTCTAACACCACCAAAAGGGTACGATCTTAACACGTTTACCTGGGAGCAGTATCTACTGGATACCAATAGCAAACCGGCCACGGAGGACATCTTTCATCGAGATCAAATTCGGCAACGGTTTAAG GAGGGAATGAAATTGGAATCGGCCGATCTAATGGACCCTAGACTGATATGTGTAGCAACGATTGCACGCGTGGTTGGACGTTTGTTAAAGGTGCATTTTGATGGATGGGAAGAAGAGTACGATCAGTGGTTGGATAGTGAAAGCCCCGACATCTATCCAATTGGTTGGTGTGTACTTGTGGGACACAAGTTAGAAGGGCCCCGTATTTTGCCGAAAGTCGTACCGACACAAAAAATTTCTCCCAAAACGACGAAAAAGGGCAAACGAAAGAAGAAGCTAAAGGTGGAGCCATCACATGATGAGG AAATAAGAGGTTGTACATATTATATTGATAACTTTACAGCTCAACCTGCTCCGACAACACGTACGGCAAGAATCAAAAAGGAACAAGAGCACTTTGAGCAACAGAAATTACTGGCAGCAAATCCGGCCCAATTTGACTACAGTTCTCTTGGGCAAATGGCCACGTCCGATTTGGGCGGTCAGCTATCTCAACAGTATTCGAGTGACAACAGTGCTTCACTGCTAATGGGGAGTCAACTGCAAATGCAACAGAACCAACAACCATCCGAGCTAGCAGCAATGGGATTGAGTGGAGACGTCACCGGCACATCGCCCGCATTGCACACATTCATAAAGAACGAACCAAATCACAACACAACAGCTTCCCTGCTCAGTGGAACGAGCTTGCTGGGGCCAATCTTCGATCATTCGTCTAGTGGGACCGCTGGAACGGCTACCACCGCCACAACGGGTAACATGATCGACCAAGACGATATCGATATGCGCACAGAGGACGAGGATGGTGAATCCAGTTCCGCCACCGGACTTCCATCCACTGCACCATCTTCCGAGATAGCGGACAACGAGACAGACAAGACTATACCACGATTAATTCAGCATGATTCAGCCAACAGTGGAGCATCGCCGGATTCAATCGGTGGCGGTGTCGCAGGCGGATCGTGCAACTCGAACGGAAGCAATTCTGGCGCTATTGTGGCAGGTTCATCGAACTCGTCTTCCTCCTTCGGTATGGCAGTTACGAACAGCGGACAAATTATGCCAGAAAGCTGGGAAGTGAAAGACGTTGCCACCTTTCTTACTATAAATGACTGTGCCGTTCATGCCGAGCAGTTTGTGCAGAAGGATATTGACGGTAAGCGTTTGCTCGAGCTCAGCAAGGACGATATCATTACACTGCTAAATCTGAAAGTAGGTCCAGCGCTTAAAATTTTCGATCTCATTCAGCAACTGAAGTGTAAAATCGATCCGACCAAGTTACGCCACCTTTCGAAAGCAACGGGAAAAAAGTTTCTGTAG